From Vidua macroura isolate BioBank_ID:100142 chromosome 5, ASM2450914v1, whole genome shotgun sequence, the proteins below share one genomic window:
- the FGL2 gene encoding fibroleukin, with amino-acid sequence MQALPPISENSVGCLITHRLQAALIKLFHFCILPHTASFSVKMKLLIYIVLLKSTLLALTNVFAVILEEEENAKEAKLTETCPIKLKTNRKCDEGEDCPYQINLPPMTIQIPKEFKLLEKTLKEVQTLKESVNKLKKCCQDCKLQADDNQERDRSNEFLLPNTAENSESQDNRVQELQSKVNRMATSLKNAKSQIQTLQGRLEKLSLINMNNVEHYVDSKVANLTFAVNNLDNKCSSKCPAMQARPVIQIMQRDCADHYTAGRRSNGIYRISPDPRNESFEVYCDMQTQGGGWTVLQRRQDGSTNFNRTWNDYKHGFGNLSREFWLGNDKIHLLTRSQEMQLRIDLEDFNGIREYAKYNHFYVANEYLKYRLSVHGYSGTAGDALHYSRHYNHDQKFFTTPDKDNDRYPSGNCGAYYSSGWWFDACLSANLNGKYYHKKYKGVRNGIFWGTWHGISDDIPTGYRQPFKSVKIMIRPRSFVQ; translated from the exons ATGCAAGCACTCCCACCCATTTCTGAGAACAGTGTAGGCTGTCTGATAACTCACAGGCTTCAAGCTGCCCTTATAAAGTTGTTCCACTTCTGTATACTTCCTCATACTGCTAGTTTCTCGGTGAAGATGAAGCTCCTCATTTACATAGTCTTGCTGAAGTCAACTCTCCTTGCTTTAACAAATGTTTTTGCAGTTATTttagaagaggaagagaatgCTAAAGAAGCAAAACTTACTGAGACTTGTCCCATAAAGCTCAAAACTAATCGGAAATGTGATGAAGGAGAGGATTGTCCTTATCAGATAAATTTGCCTCCGATGACCATCCAGATACCCAAAGAATTCAAACTGCTTGAGAAGACTCTCAAAGAAGTACAGACCCTTAAAGAATCAGTAAACAAGCTGAAAAAATGCTGCCAAGATTGCAAGCTGCAAGCAGATGACAACCAGGAAAGAGACAGAAGTAATGAATTCCTGCTACccaacactgcagaaaacagTGAAAGCCAAGATAACAGAGTACAGGAACTGCAAAGCAAAGTTAACAGAATGGCAACCAGcttaaaaaatgcaaagagcCAGATTCAGACACTGCAGGGTCGTTTAGAGAAGCTGAGCCTCATAAACATGAACAATGTGGAACATTACGTTGACAGCAAAGTTGCAAATTTGACATTTGCTGTGAACAACCTGGATAACAAATGTTCTTCTAAGTGCCCAGCAATGCAAGCAAGACCTG TTATACAAATAATGCAGAGAGACTGTGCTGACCATTACACAGCAGGGAGAAGGAGTAATGGAATCTACAGGATTAGCCCTGATCCCAGAAACGAGAGCTTTGAAGTTTACTGTGACATGCAAACACAAGGAGGTGGCTGGACAGTGCTGCAACGGCGTCAGGATGGCAGCACTAACTTCAACAGAACCTGGAATGACTACAAACATGGCTTTGGAAACCTCAGCAGGGAGTTCTGGCTAGGCAATGACAAAATTCACCTCCTGACAAGGAGCCAGGAAATGCAACTGAGAATTGATCTCGAAGATTTCAATGGGATCAGAGAATATGCCAAATACAACCACTTCTACGTGGCCAACGAGTACCTCAAGTACCGTCTCAGCGTCCACGGCTACAGCGGCACCGCAGGAGATGCCCTCCACTACAGCAGGCACTACAACCACGACCAAAAGTTCTTTACAACCCCGGACAAGGACAATGACAGGTATCCCTCGGGAAACTGTGGCGCCTACTACAGCTCTGGCTGGTGGTTTGATGCCTGCTTGTCAGCCAATCTCAACGGCAAGTACTACCACAAGAAATACAAAGGTGTTCGCAATGGCATTTTCTGGGGTACGTGGCATGGTATTTCTGATGATATTCCCACTGGATATAGGCAACCCTTTAAATCAGTAAAAATCATGATCAGACCCAGAAGTTTTGTGCAGTAA